In Solibacillus isronensis, the following are encoded in one genomic region:
- a CDS encoding DUF2225 domain-containing protein → MEISPFYEKTVNCIHCKKNFSTLKVRTKSIKIEHTTSDFQPVYTDNNVNALYYNVFVCQHCGFSFTEDFSKYFAPGVKEQINEKICSHWIPHSFSKERSVFETIQTYKLALFCATIKKEKFVITSGLALRLAWLYRSLKNNVQELRFLKLARDHYMESYSTEDYAGTTMSSVRILYMIAELSRRLGDYENATRFFSRVIESQRVGGEAKLVNMAKEQWELVREERGKIVQ, encoded by the coding sequence ATGGAAATTTCCCCATTTTACGAAAAAACAGTGAACTGTATTCATTGCAAGAAAAATTTTTCAACACTTAAAGTTCGTACCAAGTCCATAAAAATTGAACATACAACTTCCGACTTTCAACCAGTCTATACAGACAATAACGTGAATGCATTATATTATAATGTTTTTGTCTGTCAGCATTGCGGGTTTTCGTTTACCGAAGACTTCAGTAAATATTTTGCTCCAGGTGTAAAAGAACAAATCAATGAAAAAATTTGCAGTCATTGGATACCGCACAGTTTCAGTAAAGAACGTTCTGTTTTCGAAACAATTCAAACATATAAACTTGCGTTGTTTTGTGCAACGATTAAAAAAGAAAAATTCGTCATTACTTCTGGCTTGGCATTACGCTTGGCTTGGTTATATCGATCATTAAAAAATAACGTTCAGGAACTGCGCTTTTTAAAATTGGCCCGCGATCATTATATGGAAAGCTATTCAACGGAAGATTATGCAGGTACAACAATGTCCAGTGTACGAATTTTATATATGATTGCTGAGCTGTCCCGTCGCCTTGGGGATTATGAAAATGCAACACGCTTCTTTTCACGTGTAATTGAAAGTCAACGTGTAGGCGGTGAAGCCAAACTCGTCAATATGGCTAAAGAGCAATGGGAATTAGTTCGAGAAGAGCGAGGTAAAATCGTCCAATAA
- a CDS encoding YuzD family protein — MSQSHPVIEVFGADIICASCVNAPSSKDTYEWLQAAISRKYPEQPFTIRYIDIEGVIDNERDQDYANRIQEDEFFYPLVLVNDEVVGEGYVQIKPVFTALESAGFVPTEE; from the coding sequence ATGTCACAATCACATCCAGTTATAGAAGTTTTCGGCGCTGACATCATCTGTGCCAGCTGTGTAAATGCACCATCTTCCAAAGATACATATGAATGGCTTCAAGCGGCAATTTCACGAAAATATCCGGAACAGCCGTTTACTATCCGCTATATCGATATTGAAGGTGTAATTGATAATGAACGTGATCAAGATTACGCAAATCGTATTCAAGAAGATGAATTTTTCTACCCTTTAGTTCTAGTCAATGATGAAGTAGTTGGTGAAGGCTATGTGCAGATTAAGCCTGTATTTACAGCGCTCGAATCAGCGGGCTTTGTACCAACTGAAGAGTAA
- a CDS encoding NUDIX domain-containing protein — translation MKKDRGKVWLGVAAIVENSAGEWLLVKKTYGGLKGAWSLPAGFVQQAETVTTAAMREVLEETGILCEVKGLVGFRSGVILNDISDNMAIFYCKPVDNDQPFTLQEREIGEACWMAPSEIIHHELSSVMLREMANQHAAQHIHPIIEGVNPGDVFGYSEYHLFFKK, via the coding sequence ATGAAAAAGGATCGTGGAAAAGTGTGGCTTGGCGTTGCCGCAATTGTTGAAAATTCAGCAGGAGAATGGCTGCTCGTAAAAAAAACATATGGGGGACTAAAAGGGGCCTGGTCTTTACCGGCAGGATTTGTTCAGCAAGCCGAAACCGTTACGACTGCAGCGATGCGTGAAGTATTGGAAGAGACGGGGATTCTTTGCGAGGTAAAGGGACTTGTGGGCTTCCGTTCCGGTGTAATCCTCAATGATATTAGTGATAATATGGCGATTTTTTATTGTAAGCCGGTGGATAATGATCAGCCTTTTACTTTGCAGGAAAGAGAAATCGGTGAAGCATGCTGGATGGCACCGAGTGAAATTATTCACCATGAACTTTCATCGGTTATGCTCAGAGAAATGGCAAACCAGCATGCGGCACAACATATTCACCCAATTATTGAAGGTGTGAACCCGGGGGACGTATTCGGCTATAGTGAATACCATCTGTTTTTCAAAAAATAA
- a CDS encoding methyl-accepting chemotaxis protein, which yields MKKQFKSSSSIKSKLIGISILLLIVPMIVIGVTSYQKSSTSLEQIGKTNLQNSVEFTLATIDAYNSEVEKGNISLESAQEKVKEIILGEKNGDGIRPINSSIDLGKNGYMIVYSQDGTRIAHPSKEGASAWDDEDENGVKFAQEMIEIANAGGGFTFYNSALPNNKEQIEEKVSYSKIDPNWDWVVTASTYMMDFNQPATELLTIILIVMGISIILGVIIIWFYANLITKPIIKVTEQMGHLANGDLTKELLLVKSKDEISRLADAINLLHKNLKNSMKKVSETSESLTSQSEELSQSADEVRMGSEQVASTMQELAAGSETQANHASELASVMNTFVERVHDANENGLRIEENSKDVLNMTNDGSELMKKSIQQMEKIHSIVNESVKKVAGLDKQSQEISNLVTVIKDVADQTNLLALNAAIEAARAGEHGKGFAVVADEVRKLAEQVSNSVTDITGIVDNIQKETSFVSDSLKIGYKEVEQGKTQIESTGETFEGISNAVKEMANSITTIGKNLSEISASTQVMNGSVEEVASVSEESAAGIEQTAASVQQTAASVQQTSSIMEEVAGSSKQLANLAEELNTLVREFKL from the coding sequence TTGAAAAAGCAGTTTAAATCTAGCTCTTCTATTAAATCCAAGCTAATTGGAATCTCTATTTTACTATTGATTGTTCCGATGATTGTAATTGGAGTGACAAGTTACCAGAAAAGCTCTACTAGCTTAGAGCAAATAGGTAAAACAAACTTGCAAAACAGTGTTGAATTTACACTTGCTACAATTGATGCTTATAATTCGGAAGTTGAAAAAGGAAATATTTCACTTGAAAGTGCTCAAGAGAAAGTAAAGGAGATTATTTTAGGCGAAAAGAATGGGGATGGGATTCGACCTATAAACTCTTCAATTGATCTTGGTAAAAACGGCTATATGATTGTATATAGTCAAGATGGAACTCGTATTGCGCACCCATCTAAAGAGGGTGCTAGTGCATGGGATGATGAGGATGAAAACGGTGTAAAATTCGCTCAAGAAATGATTGAAATAGCGAATGCCGGTGGTGGCTTTACTTTTTATAATTCAGCATTACCAAATAATAAAGAGCAAATTGAAGAGAAGGTTTCCTATTCAAAAATAGACCCAAACTGGGATTGGGTAGTGACTGCCAGTACCTATATGATGGATTTTAATCAACCTGCTACAGAGCTGTTGACTATTATTCTTATTGTTATGGGTATTTCAATTATTTTAGGGGTAATCATCATATGGTTCTATGCAAATTTAATTACAAAACCAATCATTAAAGTAACGGAACAGATGGGACATCTAGCAAATGGTGATTTAACGAAAGAACTGCTGCTAGTCAAATCAAAAGATGAAATAAGCAGATTGGCTGATGCCATCAATTTATTACATAAAAATCTTAAAAATTCGATGAAAAAGGTTTCCGAAACTTCAGAGTCATTAACTAGTCAAAGTGAAGAACTATCACAATCTGCCGATGAAGTGAGAATGGGATCAGAACAAGTGGCATCTACTATGCAAGAATTGGCTGCTGGTTCAGAAACACAAGCTAATCATGCAAGTGAATTAGCTTCTGTAATGAATACTTTTGTCGAAAGAGTCCATGATGCAAATGAGAATGGGTTACGGATAGAGGAGAATTCAAAAGATGTATTAAATATGACCAATGACGGATCGGAATTAATGAAAAAGTCAATTCAACAGATGGAAAAAATCCATTCCATTGTAAATGAATCCGTTAAAAAGGTTGCAGGGCTAGACAAGCAATCACAGGAAATATCAAACCTAGTTACCGTCATTAAGGATGTAGCTGATCAGACAAATCTTCTTGCTTTAAATGCTGCAATTGAAGCTGCAAGGGCTGGAGAGCATGGAAAAGGATTTGCTGTAGTTGCTGATGAGGTAAGAAAACTGGCTGAGCAAGTATCAAACTCTGTAACAGATATTACGGGTATTGTAGACAATATTCAAAAGGAAACTTCTTTCGTGTCCGACTCACTAAAAATAGGTTATAAAGAAGTAGAACAAGGAAAAACACAAATTGAATCAACAGGTGAAACTTTTGAAGGGATCAGTAATGCTGTAAAAGAAATGGCAAATAGTATTACAACGATCGGCAAAAACTTATCAGAGATTTCAGCTAGTACACAAGTGATGAACGGTTCTGTTGAAGAAGTTGCATCGGTATCTGAAGAATCCGCTGCTGGCATTGAACAAACAGCAGCATCTGTTCAACAAACAGCAGCATCTGTTCAACAAACAAGCAGTATAATGGAGGAAGTAGCCGGAAGTTCGAAACAACTTGCCAATTTAGCAGAAGAACTCAATACATTAGTGAGAGAGTTTAAACTTTAA
- a CDS encoding YuiB family protein yields MNDVSLVQVIISVVLFFVMFFGIGFLLNMLLRMTWLMAIVYPVVVIFIIDEVSFLDYFFKAGTAFPALIDKIQALKVVDIVVLSGGFGGAIVSGFVMIALRKAGYRMF; encoded by the coding sequence ATGAATGATGTTTCGCTAGTACAAGTAATCATTTCCGTCGTATTATTTTTTGTCATGTTTTTCGGTATCGGCTTTTTATTGAATATGTTATTGCGGATGACATGGTTAATGGCTATTGTCTATCCGGTTGTCGTAATTTTTATCATTGATGAAGTAAGCTTTTTGGATTATTTCTTTAAGGCAGGGACAGCATTTCCGGCTTTAATCGATAAAATTCAAGCATTAAAGGTTGTTGATATTGTTGTCTTATCGGGTGGTTTTGGCGGGGCGATCGTGTCGGGCTTTGTCATGATTGCGCTGCGAAAAGCAGGATATCGCATGTTTTAG
- a CDS encoding NAD(P)/FAD-dependent oxidoreductase, whose protein sequence is MQKLVLLGGGYGNMRILLRLLPSLPADVEITLVDRTPFHSLKTEFYALAAGTSTDKEVRVAFPEHERLKCVYGEVVRIDREDKKIYLGDGGELAYDQLVIGLGCIDKYHGVPGADEFTYSIQTIAKSRKTFEKVCGLAPGSTVAIIGAGLSGIELASELRESRSDLKIKLFDRSHRILRDFPEKLSEYIKSWFIKHNVDVIAESNITRVEEGRLYNHDEVIEADVIVWTAGVQPVKIVRELDVEKDKFNRPIITDHYHVVGDENVFVVGDCASSHLPPTAQLAEEQGERIVKVLKMRWKGEPLPEKLSEIKMKGFMGSLGKKQGFVHLADTTVTGRIARLMKSGLLWYYKKQNEN, encoded by the coding sequence ATGCAAAAGTTAGTATTATTAGGTGGCGGATACGGAAATATGCGAATTTTACTTCGTCTATTACCAAGTTTACCAGCAGATGTAGAAATTACATTGGTAGACCGTACACCATTCCATAGTTTGAAAACAGAATTTTATGCACTTGCTGCAGGTACATCAACAGATAAGGAAGTCCGTGTTGCATTTCCGGAACATGAGCGCTTAAAATGCGTATACGGAGAAGTAGTACGCATCGACCGTGAAGATAAAAAAATTTACTTGGGTGACGGCGGAGAGCTTGCTTATGATCAGCTTGTTATTGGTTTAGGCTGTATCGATAAATATCATGGAGTGCCGGGTGCCGATGAATTCACATACAGTATTCAAACAATTGCCAAATCACGTAAAACATTCGAAAAAGTATGCGGATTAGCTCCAGGTTCGACAGTTGCCATTATTGGTGCAGGTCTTTCAGGAATCGAGCTTGCAAGTGAACTGCGTGAAAGCCGTTCAGATTTAAAAATTAAATTATTTGACCGCTCACACCGTATTTTACGCGATTTCCCGGAAAAGCTAAGTGAGTATATTAAGTCTTGGTTTATTAAACACAACGTAGATGTAATTGCAGAATCAAATATCACTCGCGTTGAAGAAGGCCGTTTATACAACCATGATGAAGTAATTGAAGCTGACGTAATCGTATGGACAGCTGGTGTACAGCCTGTGAAAATCGTTCGTGAACTTGATGTTGAAAAGGATAAATTCAATCGCCCGATCATTACGGATCATTATCATGTAGTTGGGGATGAAAATGTATTTGTAGTAGGAGACTGTGCTTCTTCTCATTTACCTCCAACAGCACAATTGGCAGAAGAACAAGGCGAACGTATCGTTAAAGTTCTAAAAATGCGCTGGAAAGGCGAGCCACTTCCAGAAAAGCTTTCAGAGATCAAAATGAAAGGCTTTATGGGCTCCCTTGGTAAAAAACAAGGCTTCGTTCACCTAGCTGATACAACGGTAACAGGACGCATTGCACGCCTTATGAAGTCGGGTCTGCTTTGGTACTATAAAAAGCAAAACGAAAATTAA
- a CDS encoding TIGR01457 family HAD-type hydrolase — translation MFPYKAYCFDLDGTIYRGSEAIDSAVKFVHLLQDEGIEPYYLTNNSSKTRERLQQVLQDIGVEAPLDHIYSSSLATAAYVAKMSANNKVNVVGELGIRTALIEQGLEITDEQSDVLVMGIDRQISYEKLVKACGYVQNGAELIGTNGDIKFPNETGFTPGNGSFVQLVANVCGVTPTFVGKPSPVMLQIIAEEHHFEKNEMVMVGDNYDTDILCGINFGCDTIHVNTGVTPTEIVKQQAKLSTYCVENLMELIK, via the coding sequence ATGTTTCCGTATAAAGCGTATTGCTTTGATTTGGATGGGACAATCTATCGGGGGAGTGAAGCGATCGATTCTGCCGTGAAATTTGTCCACCTACTGCAGGATGAAGGAATTGAACCGTATTATTTAACGAACAATTCATCGAAAACCCGTGAACGACTTCAGCAAGTTTTACAAGATATTGGTGTAGAGGCACCGCTTGATCATATTTATTCAAGCTCACTTGCAACGGCAGCCTATGTAGCAAAAATGAGTGCAAATAATAAAGTGAATGTTGTCGGTGAACTTGGCATTCGCACAGCTTTAATCGAGCAAGGATTAGAGATTACCGATGAACAGAGCGATGTTCTTGTAATGGGGATAGACCGTCAAATCTCATATGAGAAACTTGTAAAAGCATGTGGGTATGTCCAGAATGGCGCGGAGCTAATTGGAACAAATGGTGATATTAAATTTCCGAATGAAACGGGTTTTACTCCGGGGAATGGATCATTTGTTCAATTAGTAGCAAATGTTTGCGGGGTTACACCGACGTTCGTAGGGAAACCATCACCGGTTATGCTGCAGATCATTGCTGAAGAGCATCACTTTGAAAAGAATGAAATGGTTATGGTCGGGGACAACTATGATACCGATATTTTATGTGGTATAAACTTTGGCTGTGATACCATTCATGTCAATACGGGAGTTACTCCTACTGAAATTGTAAAACAGCAAGCCAAGCTGTCTACGTATTGTGTAGAAAATTTGATGGAACTTATTAAATAA
- a CDS encoding HesB/IscA family protein → MASEKQVIILTEAASFQVKEMMVHNGEENASLRVAVKGGGCSGLSYGMAFEQTINDDDFVDNQHGIQIIVSQEDAGILQDTKIDFKQSLMGGGFTIDNPNALASCGCGTSFKAAARPAVEQPCE, encoded by the coding sequence ATGGCAAGTGAAAAACAAGTAATCATTTTAACAGAAGCGGCCTCATTTCAAGTCAAAGAAATGATGGTTCATAACGGAGAAGAAAATGCGAGCCTGCGTGTTGCCGTAAAAGGCGGAGGCTGCAGTGGTCTATCATACGGTATGGCATTTGAGCAAACAATAAATGACGATGACTTCGTTGACAACCAACACGGCATTCAAATTATCGTATCCCAAGAAGATGCGGGCATTTTACAAGACACGAAAATTGATTTTAAACAATCATTAATGGGTGGCGGTTTTACAATCGACAACCCGAACGCACTTGCTTCATGCGGCTGCGGAACAAGCTTTAAAGCGGCAGCACGCCCAGCAGTAGAACAACCATGTGAATAA
- a CDS encoding NAD(P)/FAD-dependent oxidoreductase, with product MKRPTILVLGAGYGGLTTIVNLQKLINTNEAEIILVNKNDYHYETTWLHEVGAGTISPDKARYPISKVINHNVTFVIANVENIDVNTKKVETSAGEFSYDYLVIGLGFEGETFGIPGLKEHALSLTNINTARQVREHIEYQFASWTLDEVKDDSKLTIVVGGAGFTGIEFLGELGNRIPELCREFDIPQEKVRLLCVEAAPTVLPGFDPELVDYAQDQLRKKGVEFSIGTPIVEATAEGVKIKKDEENTEFIKAGTVVWAAGVRGNALIETSGIESNRARIAVREDMRAPGFDDVFVVGDCAFLLNEEAGRPYPPTAQIAMQQGEIIAKNIKHLMNDEPTEVFAYDDKGAVCSLGQEDAIGTAFGRKFTGKPASALKKVVDDRALYLVGGVGLTLKKGKFKFI from the coding sequence ATGAAAAGACCGACAATTTTAGTATTAGGCGCAGGGTACGGAGGATTAACAACGATTGTAAATCTTCAAAAATTAATCAATACAAATGAAGCAGAAATTATTTTAGTGAACAAAAACGACTATCATTATGAAACAACATGGCTGCATGAAGTAGGGGCAGGAACGATTTCTCCAGATAAAGCACGTTATCCGATTTCAAAAGTTATTAATCACAATGTAACGTTCGTCATTGCCAATGTAGAAAATATTGATGTCAATACAAAGAAAGTAGAAACATCAGCTGGTGAGTTTTCATATGATTATTTAGTGATCGGCTTAGGCTTCGAAGGGGAAACATTCGGTATTCCCGGTCTGAAGGAACATGCATTATCATTGACGAATATTAATACCGCACGCCAAGTCCGTGAGCATATCGAGTATCAGTTTGCTTCTTGGACATTGGATGAAGTGAAAGACGACAGTAAACTTACGATTGTCGTAGGTGGTGCCGGCTTTACAGGCATAGAATTTTTAGGGGAGCTCGGCAACCGGATTCCTGAGCTTTGCAGAGAATTTGATATTCCTCAGGAAAAAGTACGTCTTCTTTGTGTAGAAGCAGCACCGACCGTATTACCTGGATTTGATCCGGAATTAGTCGATTATGCGCAGGATCAGCTGCGTAAAAAAGGTGTGGAATTTTCTATCGGCACACCGATTGTGGAAGCAACAGCAGAAGGCGTGAAAATTAAAAAAGATGAAGAAAATACGGAATTCATTAAAGCCGGTACAGTTGTATGGGCTGCAGGGGTACGTGGAAATGCTCTAATCGAGACTTCCGGTATTGAATCGAACCGTGCACGTATTGCAGTTCGGGAAGATATGCGCGCACCAGGTTTTGATGATGTCTTTGTAGTAGGAGACTGTGCATTTTTATTGAATGAAGAAGCAGGCAGACCTTACCCGCCAACAGCTCAAATTGCGATGCAGCAAGGTGAGATCATTGCTAAAAATATAAAGCATTTAATGAATGATGAGCCGACAGAAGTATTTGCTTACGATGATAAAGGAGCTGTTTGTTCATTAGGTCAAGAAGATGCCATTGGAACAGCATTTGGTCGTAAATTTACAGGGAAGCCAGCATCGGCATTAAAGAAAGTCGTAGATGACCGCGCATTATATTTAGTTGGCGGTGTCGGCTTAACGTTGAAAAAAGGGAAATTCAAATTTATATAA
- a CDS encoding YuzB family protein translates to MLNPLVEFCISNLANGAQQTYEQLEQDPDIDVLEYGCLSYCTKCAENFYAVVNGDIVEADTPEELTKRIYKYIEENPMW, encoded by the coding sequence ATGTTAAATCCATTAGTCGAATTTTGCATCAGCAATTTAGCAAATGGTGCGCAACAAACATATGAACAACTGGAGCAAGATCCTGATATTGATGTATTGGAATATGGCTGCTTAAGCTACTGTACGAAATGTGCCGAAAACTTTTATGCTGTTGTTAACGGGGATATAGTTGAGGCGGACACTCCAGAAGAGCTGACGAAGCGCATTTATAAATATATAGAAGAAAATCCGATGTGGTAA
- a CDS encoding EAL domain-containing protein — MSVLELLDKLDQIEILYEPIYSADGHRIVAYEAIGQVESENEKEPINIEQFTYEKDVPADIRAEIEQIFVRRSLQNVAHLIDDVGLYIPCNPELLLLDFGESYFSMLKETVAESNLRNITLVMTEHLYEGEMNQLQHLIRYIKTYGIKIALADVGSQTQLENILLLEPAILKINVGQLNYNLWGAQNHAFSTIRTLAVKMGTQLLIENIETVYQLQHGWKNGTRYFKGPYLQLPHKELQVRDSLKERFRKDCEQFIATEKKLLLQKYEEMKRLERMICSTVDQINPSTSQIDKLMQLANALEKCAFRIYICDSNGFQTSPNIRWNDEKWEKQEEIIGKNWSWRPYFLLNIIKMTKDNKGEFSSVYSDIETGELTRTYSMAISNEEFLFIDIKYDYLYEHNIVN; from the coding sequence ATGAGTGTTTTAGAATTACTGGATAAGTTAGATCAAATCGAAATTTTATATGAGCCAATCTATAGTGCAGATGGGCATCGCATTGTGGCTTATGAAGCGATAGGCCAAGTGGAAAGTGAAAATGAAAAAGAGCCGATTAATATAGAGCAATTTACATATGAAAAAGACGTACCAGCAGATATTAGAGCAGAAATTGAGCAAATCTTTGTTCGCAGATCGTTGCAAAATGTTGCCCATTTAATTGATGATGTTGGTTTGTATATTCCGTGCAACCCTGAACTGCTTTTGCTTGATTTTGGAGAAAGCTATTTTTCAATGCTGAAAGAAACAGTCGCTGAATCGAACCTCCGAAATATTACCCTTGTCATGACGGAACATCTTTACGAAGGAGAGATGAATCAGCTGCAGCATTTAATTCGCTATATTAAAACATATGGCATTAAAATTGCATTGGCAGATGTTGGCTCACAAACACAGCTTGAAAATATTTTACTACTTGAACCGGCTATTCTTAAAATTAATGTCGGCCAGTTGAACTATAATTTATGGGGTGCGCAAAACCATGCGTTTTCAACTATTCGTACACTCGCTGTGAAGATGGGAACGCAATTATTAATCGAAAATATTGAAACGGTCTATCAATTACAGCACGGCTGGAAAAACGGTACCCGTTATTTCAAAGGGCCATATTTGCAACTGCCGCATAAAGAGCTGCAAGTACGCGATTCTTTAAAAGAACGTTTCCGCAAAGATTGTGAGCAGTTTATTGCTACGGAGAAGAAATTGCTTCTGCAAAAGTATGAGGAAATGAAACGTCTTGAACGGATGATTTGTTCAACAGTCGATCAAATCAACCCATCTACATCACAAATTGATAAACTGATGCAGCTGGCAAACGCATTGGAAAAATGTGCATTTCGTATTTATATTTGTGACAGCAATGGTTTCCAAACATCCCCGAATATCCGCTGGAACGATGAAAAATGGGAAAAGCAAGAAGAAATCATCGGTAAAAACTGGAGCTGGCGACCGTACTTTCTGTTGAACATTATTAAAATGACAAAAGACAATAAAGGCGAGTTTTCCTCCGTCTACAGTGATATTGAAACAGGCGAGTTAACACGCACGTATTCAATGGCCATTTCAAACGAAGAGTTTTTGTTTATTGATATTAAATACGATTACTTATATGAACATAATATTGTAAATTGA
- a CDS encoding divergent PAP2 family protein, which produces MELLQNTPLWLGVFAIVFAQILKVPIHFIVTKKVDWSLLTSTGGMPSSHSAAVTSVATAVGIETGFDSPTFAVAAMLAGIVMYDASHVRFQAGQHAAVLNELRHDLRLFFDEIKRWPEMNEQEKIEDLKTLLGHKKSEVFIGGLAGIVFATLWYTIQVL; this is translated from the coding sequence ATCGAACTTCTACAAAATACGCCGCTTTGGCTTGGGGTTTTTGCGATTGTTTTTGCGCAAATTTTAAAAGTACCAATCCATTTTATCGTAACGAAAAAAGTGGATTGGAGCTTGCTGACATCTACCGGTGGAATGCCAAGTTCCCATTCTGCAGCTGTAACAAGTGTTGCGACGGCGGTCGGTATTGAGACCGGATTTGATTCACCCACTTTCGCTGTTGCAGCGATGCTGGCAGGAATCGTCATGTACGATGCGAGCCATGTACGCTTTCAGGCTGGGCAACACGCGGCCGTTTTAAACGAACTGCGCCACGATCTCCGTTTGTTTTTTGATGAAATTAAACGTTGGCCGGAAATGAATGAGCAAGAAAAAATAGAGGATTTAAAAACATTATTAGGTCACAAAAAAAGTGAAGTATTCATCGGAGGATTGGCAGGAATTGTTTTTGCGACTTTATGGTACACCATTCAAGTGTTATAA